A section of the Salmo salar chromosome ssa05, Ssal_v3.1, whole genome shotgun sequence genome encodes:
- the lysmd1 gene encoding lysM and putative peptidoglycan-binding domain-containing protein 1 produces MFHGERAPLSTSGGGLLRDKRTRSYGSLVQSNLSPVRQRRIEHQVQPGETLQGLALKYGVSMEQIKRANRLYTNDSIFIKKSLSIPVLSDYTSDANNGVDVTEKDSGQVQDSTSKECSTQNGKPVNNSEKTQEGISELSPMNFLKRMDRMISQSKQAAVKRCQEGEKRSTSLEAACTSKTTDRRFTRSNSATVVTSPRMHQQAILGAVPLTITKCTKKLREREDEIFEL; encoded by the exons ATGTTCCACGGGGAACGGGCTCCTCTTTCAACCAGTGGAGGCGGTCTACTTCGCGATAAACGGACGAGGTCATACGGCAGCCTTGTACAATCCAACCTTTCTCCGGTACGACAAAGACGAATTGAACACCAAGTTCAACCAGGAGAGACGTTGCAAGGACTCGCGTTGAAATATGGAGTATCT ATGGAACAAATCAAAAGAGCAAATAGACTGTACACGAATGACTCAATATTCATAAAGAAGTCTCTTTCTATCCCTGTGCTGTCAGACTACACCAGTGATGCTAATAATGGGGTAGATGTGACTGAGAAGGACTCAGGCCAGGTACAGGACAGTACAAGTAAAGAATGCTCTACTCAAAATGGGAAGCCAGTGAACAACTCTGAAAAGACACAAGAAGGCATATCAGAACTTTCTCCAATGAATTTCTTAAAAAGGATGGATCGTATGATCAGCCAGTCCAAGCAAGCAGCTGTGAAAAGATGCCAAGAGGGAGAAAAACG ATCGACATCTTTGGAAGCAGCTTGTACCAGCAAGACAACAGACCGTCGATTTACAAGGTCAAACAGTGCCACGGTCGTCACCTCTCCCAGAATGCATCAGCAAGCCATACTTGGTGCAGTGCCCCTCACCATCACCAAATGCACAAAgaaactgagagaaagagaggatgagaTCTTTGAGTTGTGA
- the tnfaip8l2b gene encoding tumor necrosis factor, alpha-induced protein 8-like protein 2 B: protein MESFSSKDMAMQAQKKILSHMANKSVVHMFIDDTSSEILDELYRVSKEYSGNRSEAQKVVKDLIKIAVKIGVLFRHNRFSPEELSLAQDFKKKLHQGAMTAISFYEVEFTFDKTVMSEILTGCRDLLLKLVDSHLTPKSHGRINHVFNHYSDPELLTQLYNPDGPFKPNLTKICTGLNRLLEEGTL, encoded by the exons ATGGAGTCGTTCAGTTCCAAGGATATGGCCATGCAGGCCCAGAAGAAGATCCTCAGCCACATGGCCAACAAGTCTGTGGTCCATATGTTCATAGACGACACCAGTAGTGAGATCCTGGACGAGCTCTACCGAGTTTCCAAAGAGTATTCAGGCAACCGCTCAGAGGCCCAGAAGGTGGTGAAGGACCTGATCAAGATAGCAGTGAAGATTGGCGTGCTGTTCAGACACAACCGTTTCAGCCCAGAGGAGCTGAGTCTGGCCCAGGACTTCAAGAAGAAGCTGCATCAAGGAGCCATGACAGCCATCAGCTTCTATGAG GTGGAGTTCACCTTTGACAAGACAGTAATGTCGGAGATCCTGACAGGATGCAGAGATCTGCTGTTGAAGCTAGTCGACTCCCACCTCACACCCAAATCCCATGGTCGCATCAACCATGTATTCAACCATTACTCCGATCCAGAGCTTCTGACCCAGCTGTACAACCCTGACGGACCCTTTAAACCCAACCTCACCAAAATCTGCACTGGCCTCAACCGTCTGCTGGAGGAGGGGACATTATGA
- the scnm1 gene encoding sodium channel modifier 1 isoform X1, whose protein sequence is MSFKRDGNDQSQLNILKKRRVADLLSNFIPEDEAALMKNGRYTCLVCSYRPVFDTVDMLTVHRKGKRHLEGMKWFYGKKTQLKNEISKRKHENYVQAEDSQQEPSSSAPLLTQTRKLTHHALLKTVPYNSCHKKTSTKSEKGSASSIPDCDISPSNTRLSSPHQTSVETIRDTDIMSLPSSNSNTAVNQGSCPIGRNKEVCKESQPTATQESEPMTAQRRREMEHYLKLKSAGWLQDRSGQWVKDENVEFESDEEEPSLLPSSPPTDSTEG, encoded by the exons ATGTCGTTTAAAAGAGATGGCAATGATCAGAGTCAATTGAATATCCTCAAG AAACGGCGTGTTGCAGATCTCTTGTCCAATTTCATTCCAGAGGATGAGGCAGCCTTGATGAAAAATGGAAG ATACACCTGCCTTGTGTGTTCATACCGCCCTGTTTTTGATACAGTTGACATGCTGACAGTACACAGAAAGGGGAAAAGACATCTCGAAG GGATGAAGTGGTTTTATGGAAAGAAAACTCAGCTGAAAAATGAGATATCTAAACGAAAACATGAAAACTATGTTCAAGCTGAAGATAGCCAACAG GAGCCCTCTAGTTCTGCCCCCCTGTTGACACAGACACGTAAACTCACCCACCACGCCTTACTGAAGACTGTGCCATACAACAGTTGTCACAAAAAGACCAG TACAAAGTCTGAAAAAGGATCAGCTAGTTCCATTCCAGACTGTGACATCAGCCCCTCCAACACAAGACTATCATCACCACATCAAACGTCAGTGGAGACGATAAGAGATACAGACATCATGTCCTTACCCAGTTCCAACAGTAATACAGCAG TCAATCAGGGATCGTGTCCAATCGGGAGAAATAAGGAAGTGTGTAAGGAGTCTCAGCCAACAGCGACCCAGGAGTCGGAACCTATGACAGCtcaaaggaggagagagatggagcatTACCTTAAATTGAAAAG TGCGGGATGGCTGCAGGACAGGAGTGGCCAGTGGGTAAAGGATGAGAATGTGGAGTTTGAGTCAGATGAAGAGGAACCCTCATTGCTCCCATCCTCTCCCCCCACGGACTCAACAGAGGGCTGA
- the tmod4 gene encoding tropomodulin-4, which yields MSKSDPRDIDEDAILKGMSPEEIEALECELQEMDPENAILPAGFRQRDQTKKNPTGAFDRDALLDHLEKTALEHEDRDDLVPFTGEKKGRAFVPKEGHGKIPDHEQITLEPELEEALKNATDAEMCDIAAILGMYTLMSNKQYYDALGTTGTIANTEGINSVVKPDAFKIFPEEPPNPTNVEETLQQIQKNDSSLFDVNLNNIKDIPIPTLKEIFEAMKGNTHVESLSIAATRSNDPVAYAVAEMLQENTTLQSLNIESNFITCEGMNAIVKAMANNTTLTEIKIDNQRQKLGDSCEMEIATMLENNSSIVKIGYHFTQQGPRARAAIAITRNNDMIRQQRVR from the exons ATGTCAAAAAGCGACCCCCGGGACATCGACGAGGATGCCATCCTCAAAGGGATGAGCCCTGAGGAGATAGAGGCGCTGGAGTGTGAGCTGCAGGAGATGGACCCCGAG AATGCCATCCTGCCAGCCGGGTTCCGCCAGCGTGACCAGACCAAGAAGAACCCAACGGGGGCGTTTGACCGTGACGCCCTGCTGGATCACTTAGAGAAAACAGCtctggagcacgaggacagagaCGACCTGGTGCCTTTTACTGGCGAGAAGAAAG gGAGAGCGTTTGTTCCTAAGGAAGGCCATGGAAAGATCCCCGACCATGAGCAGATCACCCTGGAGCCTGAGCTGGAGGAGGCTCTGAAGAACGCCACAGACGCTGAGATGTGTGACATCGCAG CTATTCTGGGAATGTACACACTGATGAGCAACAAGCAGTACTACGACGCCTTGGGCACCACTGGTACCATCGCCAACACAGAGGGCATCAACA GTGTAGTAAAACCAGATGCATTCAAGATCTTCCCAGAAGAGCCCCCCAACCCCACAAATGTGGAGGAGACCCTTCAGCAGATCCAGAAAAACGACAGCAGCCTGTTTGATGTCAACCTCAACAACATCAAG GACATTCCCATCCCAACGCTGAAAGAGATCTTTGAGGCGATGAAGGGCAACACTCACGTGGAGTCTCTGAGCATTGCTGCTACACGCAGCAACGACCCCGTGGCCTAT GCTGTTGCTGAGATGCTCCAGGAGAACACCACTCTGCAGAGTCTTAACATCGAGTCCAACTTCATCACCTGCGAGGGCATGAATGCCATCGTCAAGGCCATGGCCAACAACACCACACTGACCGAGATCAAGATtgacaaccag AGACAGAAACTGGGGGACTCCTGTGAGATGGAGATTGCCACCATGTTGGAGAACAACTCCAGCATCGTAAAGATCGGCTACCACTTCACCCAGCAGGGGCCTCGGGCTAGAGCAGCCATCGCCATCACCAGGAACAATGACATGA TTCGTCAACAGAGAGTAAGATGA
- the scnm1 gene encoding sodium channel modifier 1 isoform X2 — MKNGRYTCLVCSYRPVFDTVDMLTVHRKGKRHLEGMKWFYGKKTQLKNEISKRKHENYVQAEDSQQEPSSSAPLLTQTRKLTHHALLKTVPYNSCHKKTSTKSEKGSASSIPDCDISPSNTRLSSPHQTSVETIRDTDIMSLPSSNSNTAVNQGSCPIGRNKEVCKESQPTATQESEPMTAQRRREMEHYLKLKSAGWLQDRSGQWVKDENVEFESDEEEPSLLPSSPPTDSTEG, encoded by the exons ATGAAAAATGGAAG ATACACCTGCCTTGTGTGTTCATACCGCCCTGTTTTTGATACAGTTGACATGCTGACAGTACACAGAAAGGGGAAAAGACATCTCGAAG GGATGAAGTGGTTTTATGGAAAGAAAACTCAGCTGAAAAATGAGATATCTAAACGAAAACATGAAAACTATGTTCAAGCTGAAGATAGCCAACAG GAGCCCTCTAGTTCTGCCCCCCTGTTGACACAGACACGTAAACTCACCCACCACGCCTTACTGAAGACTGTGCCATACAACAGTTGTCACAAAAAGACCAG TACAAAGTCTGAAAAAGGATCAGCTAGTTCCATTCCAGACTGTGACATCAGCCCCTCCAACACAAGACTATCATCACCACATCAAACGTCAGTGGAGACGATAAGAGATACAGACATCATGTCCTTACCCAGTTCCAACAGTAATACAGCAG TCAATCAGGGATCGTGTCCAATCGGGAGAAATAAGGAAGTGTGTAAGGAGTCTCAGCCAACAGCGACCCAGGAGTCGGAACCTATGACAGCtcaaaggaggagagagatggagcatTACCTTAAATTGAAAAG TGCGGGATGGCTGCAGGACAGGAGTGGCCAGTGGGTAAAGGATGAGAATGTGGAGTTTGAGTCAGATGAAGAGGAACCCTCATTGCTCCCATCCTCTCCCCCCACGGACTCAACAGAGGGCTGA